The window AGCAAAGCTTGCTTTTATATAATGGTAAACCAGCTTGAAAATGTAGTGGAATGGgatcaaattgtattttattggtcacatacatgtgattAGCAGATGCTTATTGCGGGTGTCGCTAAATGCTTgattagtgtggtgtgtgtgtgtgaagaatcCAATACTTTAACCTCTATGTGGTACAAATGACATTGTTGTGGGAGCACCTCCTCTAACAGAATGAATtgggctgtttgagaaggtttgaatcttAAGCAACCTTTAGGAAGCAACAAGCAACCTTTAGGAAGCAACCTTTAGGAAGCAACCTTTAGGAAGCAACCTTTAGGAAGCAACCTTTAGGAAGCAACCTTTTAGGATTCCAACCAAGCCAAGGCAAAAAGGAGTTGACCTGTCAGTCAATCTGCAAATCCATGACTCAAAACCACCAGATATTTGCAATAAAAACGAATTTTTATCAAAAACTAAAATGTTAGTTCCAAAAACGTTTAAAATACACTTtttaaaataactaaatatgTAACAACTTACAGGCATTCTCTGTCTAGAGTACACTGCTGCCAGGGCGTCATGGCAACTACCTAATTGAATTCTCAACCGATGGTGGGCACAACACAACCTCCGATTATGTGGAATGTGGTCTAAACTACAACATATGCAAATAGGCTAAATAATTATGGAGTTTACCCTTTTTTTTTATAGCTAATGGTCGTTAAATGACacctttttaattaaaaaaaaatatatatatatattttttatctcctgaatgttttggcattagGGTCCAAAAAGTGACTTTCTAACCACTTCTTTCATAGGCAAACATGTTTAAATCTAAACATAAGCTGTCAAAAAGTAATTGAATTTAAACTGATTGACCCCTGTACTTCGTTTTCAGTTGGTTTAAAAGGGATTGTACACCACAAAAGTAATGGTGGGTTCTTCTAAGTGCTGTCAAGACTGaccctctctcaacccccccccccctcgcccctCCACCCAGGGTGGGCCTGTGACTGGAACACTGTCTGATGAATATGTTGTTGGTGTcgtccatccccccccccccctctcttttcttaCTCTTATTTGTCAGACCATATTGCATTGATCATTGAGCTGCTGGGGCAAGTCCCACGCAAACTCATAACGGCTGGGAAATATTCCAAGGATTTTTTCACCAAGAAaggtaatgtttttttaaatgaagacCTGTCCACCCCATTGTTGTAAATGTcaactttggtgtgtgtgttgttcataGTGATGTTTAATGTTTTTCTGGGTGTTCCTCTATGGTCAATAGTATTCTGTTAAATCACAATCACAGATTTACTGCTGAATGACTGTCTTAAATGTTATGTGTAGCAAGAGAATAAAGAATGTTTTAATGAGTcttgggtgttgtgtgtgtgtctgtcatggTGGGGAGTTTTGTCATTGTGATTGTTATGTTATATTGTTATGTCCCCCTGTCATGGTGGTGTGATGAGAAACCCTGTCTGACTGACCTACCTAACCCTGCTCTCTTTCTGAGACTGactgtgctgtctctgtgtctaacCCGGCTCTCTTTCTGAGACTGactgtgctgtctctgtgtctaacCCGGCTCTCTTTCTGAGACTGactgtgctgtctctgtgtctaacCCGGCTCTCTTTCTGAGACTGactgtgctgtctctgtgtctaacCCGCCTCTCTTTCTGAGACTGACTGTGCTGTCTGTGTCTAACCATGCTCTCTTTCCTAGGTGACCTGAAGCACATCACCAAGCTGAAGCCATGGGGGTTACTAGAGGTGCTGCAGGATAAGTATGAGTGGCCCAAAGAGGAGACTGATTGTTTCGCCGACTTCCTCCTCCCCATGCTGGAGCTGGTACCAGAGAAGAGGGCCACGGCCGCGGACTGCCTGCGCCACCCCTGGATCGCCCCCCAGTGACAGCCTCCAGTACTGCAAATCAAAATACCCCGATGCCTGTTCAGTAGGCAAACATTGTGGAATGTTGCAGATAACTGTCATGACTAGAGGTGACATGATTCCCTTTTCTACGTGTCATAGAGGCATTCATGTTCTACATTAAGAGACTTCTCTATCAGAACATTCCAGAACGTTTTGTTCTGCTGAATGCACCCCCTTGGCCTGGATTGCCCTCCCCAATGGAGCCTTCCAACTACTGCAATGTAAAACCATGTGGCCATGTTCAGGAGGATGTAAAGTTACTGAACCTTCAGATGTATGGTGTTGAACAGAGATACGATCATCTGTCAAATAGAATAGGGAATTGGGTCCACTTTATTCATTCAGTTTCTATCTTCAATGTCACGGTTTGacatttttttgtcatttagcagatacgtttatccagagcgactaagtgtctgctaaatgagtgAAAAGTCAAATGAGCTTTTCATTTTTCTAAATACACCCCTGGATGTATTCCCTCTAGTGGTCGTCTCTGGTCACTGCGATGCAAATTAAACCCCTCACAAGAGACTTGTTGCAACAGAGCACTTTCCAATTCAACCATATCTGAGATGacttatttatttctgttttagtttggttttCTTACATTGTCTTCTTATTATCATCAAGGAGCGTCTACGTTTTGTATTTGTTTCTTTCCTTTGTATTGATTGTAGGCAATAAGACTGTAGGCAACGTTGGTTTATGGTCATTTTGGCGGTCCAGAATTCTGTGCTCCGTACACTACTCACTTGTATGAGGACTTGTCTTTGTAATTGTTGTTATTGTGACTCTCTCACCACCATCTTGTTTTGTTTAATTCCGGCACAAGACCTGGAAAAAAAATCAAGATCAATGAACTTCCCTTCACTTTAGTAATCCTGTTTCTGTTAAATAACTTGATACCACTTGTTTTCTCTCCTCTGATAAAACATCAttgatgtctgtctgtgttcacTTTTAAGAGTTCTTCTGTGTTACTCCTTCATCCGTAAGGCATTTTGTTTTGTGTTAAGCGTAGTATTAGGAAGCTGTACATAGGGCAGATGAACGGACTCGTAGGTTGCACTCTACTCTCCTTTCTGACTGAACTATTTGTAGGTCTCCACCCCCCATAAATACAATGGAGGACAGCCAGTTAAAAACCATTTTCAAAATCTGTTTATAATACCAACTTTGCATATATTCACTTTGAGCCAATGGGAGACTGGTTTTGTGGGTTtaactaaataatatatgttcATAAGAACACCACCCGAAAGAAGAGAGATTGTGGAAAGATATATAAAATTacgtgtggctgtgtgtgtgtgtgtgtgtgtgtgtgtatatataaataactGTACCAAGGAATTTGCCTTTCTGTATATTACAGCTGTGTACAGTTTTTAATCAATTGTagtgtgtggctgaaatggcaccctttttccctatgtagggtgccatttaaggTGGACACTACTATGTCTGGGTAGTACTGTGTCAATAAAGGATATGGAAGAAGTGTGAAAGCTCTGTTGGGTGAACGTCCGTCAGCTGTTAATGTCTTTTATTTGTCCGTAAGATGTGATCTAATGGTCAGGGTTTGGAGATGGGGGAGGCACTGCAATATGCAAAGCACATTTTTTTACACGTCTAAATGATATCCTCGGGTTCCTCTTCATTTCCATACTGTAGTGATGTCCTAAGTAAATGTTTTCACATTTTTGAGTTATTGGGATTCTACTGGAAGAGAAGGGCATTTATAGTtgttgtcggaagtttacattcatttAGGTTGTCGTCATTAAAACTCgattttcaaacactccacaaatttcttgttaaactatcgttttggcaagttggttaggacatctactgttcagacagattatttcacttataattcactatcacaagtccagtgggtcagaggtttacatacattaagttgactgtgcctttaaacagcttagaaaatgatgtcttggctttagaagcttctgatagacaaatttacataatttgagtcaattggaggtgtacctgtggatatatttcaaagcctaccttcaaactccattaccctttgcttgacatcatgggaaaatcaaaataaatcagccaagacctccacaagtctggttcatccttgggagcaatttccaaacgcctgaaggtaccatgttcatctgtacaaacaatactatgcaagtataaacaccatgggaccacgcagctgtcacaccgctcaggaaggagatgaggtctgtctcctagagatgaacgtactgtggtgcgaaaagtgccaataaataccagaacaacagcaaaggaccttgtgaagatgctggaggaaacgggtacaaagtatctatatccacagtaaaacgagtcctatatcgacataacctgaaaggccgctcagcaaggaagaagccactgctccaaaactgccataaaaaaggcagactacggtttgcaactgcacatggggacaaagatcgtactttttggagaaatgtcctctagttagattaaacaaaaatagaactggccataatgaccatcattatgtttggaggaaaaagggggaggcttgaacgcccaagaacaccatcccaaccgtgaagcacgggggtggcagcatcatattgtgggggtgccttgctgcaggagggactagtgcacttcacaaaatagatggcatcatgagggtgggaaattatgtggatatattgaagcaacatctcaagacatcagtcagaaagttaaagcttggatgcaaatgggtcttcccaatgaacaatgaccccaaacatacttgggttggcagggtagcctagtggttagagcgttggactagtaaccagaaggttgcaagttcaaatccccaagctgacaaggtacaaatctgtcgttctgcccctgaaaaggcagttaacccactgttcctaggccgtcattgaaaataagaatttgtttcttaactgacttgcctagttaaaaaaataaaaagagtggccatcacaaagccctgaccttaatcctatagaaaatttgtgggcagaactgaaaaagcgtgtgagagcaaggaggcttaccaacctgacaccagctctgtcaggaggaatgggccaaaatttacccaacttattgcgggaagcttgtggaaggctacacaaacCGGTttacacaagttaaacaatttaaaggcaatttacctaatactaattgagtgtatgtaaacgtctgacccactgggaataaatcattctctactattattctgacatttcacattcttaaaataaagttgtgatcctaactgacctaagacagggaatttttaccaggattaaatgtcaggaattgtgaaaaactgagtttaaatgtatttggctaagatgtatgtaaacttcccacttcaactgtacatcaagCTCCATTTTGCCCGTCAGGGTTAATCACACATATTTGAAATGTCAATTTAAGACACTATAAAATTGTATACCACCCCACACTGTGCACTAAAACAAAATGTCTTCATACTATGAGTTCAGCCTCTTGTCTAGCTTGATTCTTTGCTCAACTACTGTTGATGGGAAAAGTTTTTACTGAGAAGTACAATGAACTTACCAAGGAACAGAAAACTTTAGAATTTCATTCAGAAAGTAAAATGTGTATTGACGGATTGTACACTTATTCTTCACAGAAAACATTTAATTCATCCAAAATATTAAAATCAAACTTTAATTACCAAAGCTGAAAAGAGGGCAAAACCCCAAATGAAAACAGGGTGTCATTGGGGACAGGACAGTCTAAAGAACTGCCCTTTCGCATAATGAGCCAAACCTTTCGCATAATGAGCCAAACCTTTCGCATAATGAgccaaaaaacatgtttttggaggAAAGGACACCTTTGTGTATATTGTAAAAACACTATCCGTGGAGGCCTTGCTGTATCCCTGGCCTGATAGTCATGAGCGCCAGAATGATGTTCTTCCATCTCTTCATACTCCAGTACCTTATTGCTTTTCtggaatggaaacaggatgaatgAAAATtagataaataaattaaaaagtaGGGAGATGTCTTGAGATAATCCCAGTGTCCCACACTCCAAGCCATTTACTCTGCTGTATCCCTCCATGCTCCAAAAATTAACTTCGCACAACAAATATCACCTCATTTTATTCTCTCACCTTGCCCCTCCACTTCGAAGTCATCCGGCAGCAGTTTGTCCTGTCTGTTACCCAGTGTAAAGGCCAGGAAGGCAAGGATGAGAGAGTCCAAGACACAGATCATAGCCAGGATGTAGGCCCACCTCACTGTACAGTTCCCCAGGGTGTACTTGTCTGTCCTCTCGCCACACATCCTCTTCACCTCTGGGGCATCCCAGCCGTCAGGGTAGATCATACAGCCCATCACCATCAGGAtggctggggagggagggagggagggagggagggacagacagacattaccattagggttagggtgtgcCAAACTCATTTTCACCGTGTGCCGGAGGGCCGCACTTAAAAATATTCACAGTCAAAATTCGTTATAAATAGTGTAATTTTCTATCCATCACTTCTGGATGACTATTATCAAGCTGGACATCAAGTGTTTTTATTTCTAAACGTATGAAAACAATCATAACTGTTGTGTCAAAAGCCTTGTACGTCAGTTGTAAAACCTGAGTATGTATGGAGGCTTTCATACAGATATAGACTTGCACTAAGAGACAAAACATCACATGTATCATGTTCCATGTAATCCATCTACCCCCTGAAGGTAGGCTTGAACGTAGGTGTCAGAATCTGGACTCAAACAGAAACCCTTTGGGCTGGCGTCCACAGTGTTGTTGTCACCTGCTGACAATAGCACTGGACCCAAGCCACCTCTGAAAGAGGAGATGTCACTGGGGAGTCACATGACTGTACACGATAGGTTTGTCAACTCTCCTGGACAACGGGGATGACAACTACAACCAGAGGCTGGTATGACTGTACATGCCGTATGACTGTTTGTGAGCCAAGGTTGCCTAAAGGCTGGATAAAGAGGTGGACCAGCAAGGGCATTTTGAACCTCCCCCCCAATCTCCCCTAGGTCCACTCCTGGATGTACATGTTGTCTCACCAAACACAGGACACTATACATTAAAATGTACAAGTTAGTTAGGTTAGAGAATGCCTTCTAATCTCACCTGATGCAAACTGCATCCACCCACAGATCTTGTAGACGCTCCCGGTGTTGCAAAACCAGAACAGTGTGAAACAGACCATACAGCCCACTATGAGCAGCATGGATGTACCCACAAAGAAGAGGGCTGTCCTAAAGGCTGGGGACGGGATGGAAGCAAAGTCCAAGGCACTTCCTTtatgaaggaggaggaagagaagaagaagattaCTGCAATGATCTCTGATGTCCAATGAAAAATCTTCTTCTGTCTTCTGCGTTATTCAAACTCCTCCGAAAGACACACAGAATAGGCTACACATAGAATAGGCTACACATAGAATAGGCTACACATAGAATaggctacacatacagagaggtAGGAGCAGAAGATGACATCATATTATTAGTATAAGATCTCTGTGGGTTGGAGAGGCTGGAGCAGAAGATGACATCATATTATTAGTATAGGATCTCTGTGGGTTGGAGAGGCTGGAGCAGAAGATGACATCATATTATTAGTATAGGATCTCTGTGGGTTGGAGAGGCTGGAGCAGAAGATGACATCATATTATTAGTATAGGATCTCTGTGGGTTGGAGATGCTGGAGCAGAAGATGACATCATATTATTAGTATAGGATCTCTGTGGGTTGGAGAGGCTGGAGCAGAAGATGACATCATATTATTAGTATAGGATCTCTGTGGGTTGGAGAGGCTGGAGCAGAAGATGACATCATATTATTAGTATAGGATCTCTGTGGGTTGGAGAGGCTGGAGCAGAAGATGACATCATATTATTAGTATAGGATCTCTGTGGGTTGGAGAGGCTGGAGCAGAAGATGACATCATATTATTAGTATAAGATCTCTGTGGGTTGGAGAGGCTGGAGCAGAAGATGACATCATATTATTAGTATAAGATCTCTGTGGGTTGGAGAGGCTGGAGCAGAAGATGACATGTTATTAGTACTCTGTGGGTTGGAGAGGCTGGAGCAGAAGTTGACATCATATTATTAGTATAGGATCTCCGTGGGTTGGAGAGGCTGGAGCAGAAGATGACATCATATTATTAGTATAGGATCTCCGTGGGTTGGAGAGGCTGGAGCAGAAGTTGACATCATATTATTAGTATAGGATCTCCGTGGGTTGGAGAGGCTGGAGCAGAAGATGACATGTTATTAGTACTCTGTGGGTTGGAAAGGCTGGAGCAGAAGTTGACATCATATTATTAGTATAGGATCTCCGTGGGTTGGAGAGGCTGGAGCAGAAGATGACATCATATTATTAGTATAGGATCTCTGTGGGTTGGAGAGGATGGAGCAGAAGATGACATCATATTATTAGTATAGGATCTCTGTGGGTTGGAGAGGCTGGAGCAGAAGATGACATCATATTATTAGTATAGGATCTCTGTGGGTTGGAGAGGCTGGAGCAGAAGATGACGTCATATTATTAGTATAGGATCTCTGTGGGTTGGAGAGGCTGGAGCAGAAGATGACATCATATTATTAGTATAGGATCTCTGTGGGTTGGAGAGGCTGGAGCAGAAGATGACATCATATTATTAGTATAGGATCTCTGTGGGTTGGAGAGGCTGGAGCAGAAGATGACATGTTATTAGTACTCTGTGGGTTGGAGAGGCTGGAGCAGAAGTTGACATCATATTATTAGTATAGGATCTCCGTGGGTTGGAGAGGCTGGAGCAGAAGATGACATCATATTATTAGTATAGGATCTCTGTGGTTTGGAGAGGCTGGAGCAGAAGATGACATCGTATTATTAGTATAGGATCTCTGTGGGTTTGAGAGGCTGGAGCAGAAGATGACATCGTATTATTAGTATAGGATCTCTGTGGGTTGGAGAGGCTGGAGCAGAAGATGACATCATATTATTAGTATAGGATCTCTGTGGGTTGGAGAGGCTGGAGCAGAAGATGACATCATATTATTAGTATAGGATCTCTGTGGGTTGGAGAAGCTGGAGCAGAAGATGACATCATATTATTAGTATAGGATCTCTGTGGGTTGGAGAAGCTGGAGCAGAAGATGACATCGTATTATTAGTATAAGATCTCTGTGGGTTGGAGAGGCTGGAGCAGAAGATTACATCATATTATTAGTATAAGATCTCTGTGGGTTGGAGAGGCTGGAGCAGAGGGCAGCCCATTAAGCAGTTTAGTGATTATAACAATGGTTCAAGGGGATGCGTTTTTTCATTCT of the Oncorhynchus kisutch isolate 150728-3 linkage group LG17, Okis_V2, whole genome shotgun sequence genome contains:
- the LOC109907700 gene encoding LHFPL tetraspan subfamily member 5 protein-like; translation: MSTTEKVETKSKSEKMLPAQEAAKIYHTNYVRNARAVGVLWAIFTICFSIIEMVVFIQPYWIGDSVNTPQAGYFGLFHYCIGNALTSELICKGSALDFASIPSPAFRTALFFVGTSMLLIVGCMVCFTLFWFCNTGSVYKICGWMQFASAILMVMGCMIYPDGWDAPEVKRMCGERTDKYTLGNCTVRWAYILAMICVLDSLILAFLAFTLGNRQDKLLPDDFEVEGQEKQ